From Acidimicrobiales bacterium, one genomic window encodes:
- a CDS encoding putative glycoside hydrolase, producing MTRHRMPVVWRALAGWMLLVTVMGPATSIGTAESARAAESRPLSVLVTSTTGTPLAGATVAAGGRLAVTDGQGRAAIADVVPGTVTISHPRGERAVEWDGTGDRLRVMLGGAVLRALHVGGALPGSARWHELLAVADRTALNAVMLDMKDEAGTVWPTWSGSAPARPGAGRWDLAEVVAEVHARGLALIVRIVAFQDPRFARLAPGAAVFDAARGAPFERRGQVFLDPSDPEARRYVRELAEAACAAGVDEVQLDYIRFPDGLSPDLRFDRADPGDARSRSDTITGFISEVREEVGACVLAADIFGFVTSIDGDGGIGQDIESMAAVTDVLSPMVYPDHWTRGWFGYDSPEANPAGVVTASMTNALVRAGDAAIMRPWLQDFGSYGAAEVRAQIDAADALGLGWMLWNARSEYHTDALPTAAEVRTPDEPPPPTVEFLPRSGYWDVADRSTFSGDVAWLGGQDITRGCNPPWRDEFCPARGVTRAEAAAFLVRALDLPASDVDRFADDDGNTHEDDIDALALAGITRGCSFTRFCPDTVLTREQMASLLARALDLPRGTGGTFVDDDGSTHEADIERIAAVGITRGCGAVTYCPSSPVTREQMAAFLHRALG from the coding sequence ATGACTCGTCACAGGATGCCAGTCGTGTGGAGAGCGCTGGCCGGGTGGATGTTGCTGGTGACGGTGATGGGACCGGCGACGTCCATCGGGACGGCCGAGTCCGCGCGTGCCGCCGAGTCACGGCCACTGTCCGTGCTCGTCACCTCGACAACCGGCACGCCGCTCGCCGGCGCGACCGTCGCGGCCGGTGGTCGGCTCGCGGTGACCGACGGCCAGGGCCGCGCCGCCATCGCCGACGTCGTGCCCGGCACGGTCACGATCTCACATCCACGCGGCGAGCGAGCCGTCGAGTGGGACGGCACGGGCGATCGGCTCCGAGTGATGCTCGGTGGCGCCGTACTCCGGGCGCTCCACGTCGGCGGCGCTCTGCCGGGCTCGGCCCGGTGGCACGAGTTGCTGGCAGTGGCCGACCGCACGGCGCTCAATGCGGTCATGCTCGACATGAAGGACGAGGCCGGCACGGTCTGGCCGACGTGGAGCGGCTCGGCCCCGGCCCGGCCGGGCGCCGGGCGGTGGGATCTCGCCGAGGTCGTCGCCGAGGTCCACGCCAGGGGGCTCGCGCTCATCGTGCGCATCGTCGCCTTCCAGGACCCGCGTTTCGCGCGGCTCGCGCCCGGCGCCGCGGTCTTCGACGCCGCCCGCGGCGCACCGTTCGAGCGCAGGGGACAGGTGTTCCTCGATCCCAGCGATCCCGAGGCCCGACGCTATGTGCGCGAGCTGGCCGAGGCGGCCTGTGCGGCGGGAGTCGACGAGGTGCAACTGGACTACATCCGCTTCCCGGACGGCCTCTCGCCCGACCTCCGCTTCGACCGCGCCGACCCTGGTGATGCCCGGTCCCGGAGCGACACGATCACCGGCTTCATCTCGGAGGTGCGAGAGGAGGTCGGCGCCTGCGTGCTGGCGGCGGACATCTTCGGGTTCGTCACCTCCATCGACGGCGACGGGGGCATCGGGCAGGACATCGAGTCGATGGCCGCGGTCACCGATGTGCTGTCGCCGATGGTCTACCCGGACCACTGGACTCGGGGCTGGTTCGGCTACGACTCGCCCGAGGCGAATCCGGCCGGCGTGGTCACGGCCTCGATGACCAACGCGCTCGTCCGGGCCGGCGACGCCGCGATCATGCGACCGTGGCTGCAGGACTTCGGCTCGTATGGCGCAGCGGAGGTCCGGGCCCAGATCGATGCCGCCGACGCACTCGGCCTCGGCTGGATGCTGTGGAACGCACGCAGCGAATACCACACCGACGCGTTGCCGACCGCCGCGGAGGTGCGAACACCCGACGAGCCGCCTCCGCCCACCGTCGAGTTCCTGCCCCGGTCGGGCTACTGGGACGTCGCCGATCGCAGCACGTTCAGTGGCGATGTCGCCTGGCTCGGCGGCCAGGACATCACCCGGGGCTGTAACCCGCCGTGGCGCGACGAATTCTGTCCGGCGCGGGGCGTGACCCGGGCCGAGGCCGCGGCCTTCCTGGTCCGAGCCCTCGACCTGCCGGCGTCCGACGTCGACCGCTTCGCCGACGACGACGGGAACACTCACGAGGACGACATCGACGCGCTGGCGCTCGCGGGGATCACCCGGGGCTGTTCGTTCACCCGCTTCTGCCCGGACACCGTGCTCACCCGTGAGCAGATGGCGTCGCTGCTCGCCCGCGCCCTCGACCTGCCACGAGGCACCGGCGGGACCTTCGTCGACGACGATGGATCGACGCACGAGGCGGACATCGAACGCATCGCGGCGGTGGGCATCACTCGCGGGTGCGGCGCCGTCACCTACTGCCCGAGCAGTCCTGTCACCCGCGAGCAGATGGCGGCCTTTCTGCACCGGGCTCTCGGCTGA
- the leuD gene encoding 3-isopropylmalate dehydratase small subunit, protein MKAVRIVSGTAVPLDRTDVDTDQIIPSDWLKRVERTGFEKGLFSEWRDDRDFVLNKEEYAGANILIGGMNFGTGSSREHAVWAIQQYGFDAVISPRFADIFRNNCTKNGLVPVTVEADFNAALMRAVEADPTLEITVDVERLTVEAPAAGLESSFPMDASTQDRFLEGLDDIGLTLRHAGDIDEYESTRRPWLPASR, encoded by the coding sequence ATGAAGGCTGTACGCATTGTCTCGGGCACCGCGGTGCCGCTCGATCGCACCGACGTCGACACCGACCAGATCATCCCGTCGGATTGGCTCAAGCGGGTCGAGCGCACCGGCTTCGAGAAGGGGCTCTTCTCGGAATGGCGCGACGACCGCGACTTCGTGCTCAACAAGGAGGAGTACGCCGGCGCCAACATCCTGATCGGGGGCATGAACTTCGGCACCGGGTCGTCTCGCGAACATGCCGTCTGGGCCATCCAGCAGTACGGCTTCGATGCCGTGATCTCCCCGCGTTTCGCCGACATCTTCCGCAACAACTGCACGAAGAACGGGCTCGTCCCCGTCACCGTCGAAGCCGACTTCAATGCCGCCCTGATGCGCGCCGTCGAAGCCGACCCGACGCTGGAGATCACCGTCGACGTCGAACGCCTGACGGTCGAGGCGCCGGCCGCCGGCCTGGAGAGCAGCTTCCCGATGGACGCTTCGACGCAGGACCGCTTCCTCGAGGGCCTCGACGACATCGGCCTCACCCTGCGCCACGCCGGCGACATCGACGAGTACGAATCGACCCGTCGCCCCTGGCTCCCCGCCAGCCGCTGA
- the leuC gene encoding 3-isopropylmalate dehydratase large subunit has protein sequence MGKTLSEKIWDRHLVAAGMGGAPDLLYIDLHLIHEVTSPQAFDGLRISGRGVRRPDLTVATEDHNVPTENIDQPIADEISRKQIDTLRANTAEFGVTNYPMGHPKQGIVHVIGPEQGLTQPGMTIVCGDSHTATHGAFGSIAFGIGTSEVEHVLATQTLPQTRPGTMAVTVNGTLPAGSTAKDVILAIIGRIGTGGGIGKIIEYRGDVIRNLSMEGRMTICNMSIEGGAKAGLIAPDEVTFAYLEGREHSPTGADWDAAVADWKTLPTDDDATFDEEVVLDGADITPYVSWGTNPAQVMPLHGDIPSPDSFDDPGLRDNAARALEYMGLTADTPIRDVIVDTVFIGSCTNSRIEDLREAAKVAEGRQVKAGMRTLVVPGSGQVKAQAEAEGLPEIFRAAGFDWREPGCSMCLAMNPDKLQPGERAASTSNRNFEGRQGRGGRTHLVSPAVAAATAIAGTFATPADLP, from the coding sequence ATGGGCAAGACCCTCAGCGAGAAGATCTGGGATCGGCACCTCGTCGCCGCCGGCATGGGCGGCGCGCCCGACCTGCTCTACATCGACCTCCACCTGATCCACGAGGTCACCTCACCGCAGGCATTCGACGGTCTGCGGATCAGCGGCCGCGGCGTGCGCCGGCCCGATCTCACCGTGGCGACCGAAGACCACAACGTCCCCACGGAGAACATCGACCAGCCGATCGCCGACGAGATCAGCCGCAAGCAGATCGACACGCTTCGGGCCAACACCGCCGAGTTCGGTGTGACCAACTACCCGATGGGTCACCCGAAGCAGGGCATCGTCCACGTGATCGGTCCCGAGCAGGGCCTGACCCAGCCCGGCATGACCATCGTGTGCGGCGACTCCCACACCGCCACCCACGGGGCGTTCGGCTCGATCGCATTCGGCATCGGCACCAGCGAGGTCGAACACGTGCTCGCCACCCAGACCCTGCCCCAGACGCGGCCCGGCACCATGGCCGTCACCGTCAACGGCACGCTGCCCGCCGGTTCGACCGCCAAGGACGTGATCCTCGCGATCATCGGCCGCATCGGCACCGGCGGCGGCATCGGCAAGATCATCGAGTACCGCGGCGACGTCATCCGCAACCTCTCGATGGAAGGCCGGATGACGATCTGCAACATGTCGATCGAGGGTGGCGCCAAGGCCGGCCTGATCGCCCCCGACGAGGTCACGTTCGCCTATCTCGAGGGTCGCGAACACAGCCCCACGGGAGCCGACTGGGACGCCGCCGTCGCCGACTGGAAGACGCTTCCCACCGACGACGATGCCACCTTCGACGAGGAGGTCGTCCTCGACGGCGCCGACATCACGCCGTACGTCTCCTGGGGGACGAACCCGGCCCAGGTGATGCCACTGCACGGCGATATTCCATCACCTGACTCGTTCGACGACCCGGGCCTGCGCGACAACGCCGCCCGGGCGCTCGAGTACATGGGCCTCACCGCCGACACGCCGATACGCGACGTCATTGTCGACACCGTGTTCATCGGATCGTGCACGAACTCCCGCATCGAGGATCTCCGCGAAGCGGCCAAGGTCGCCGAGGGTCGTCAGGTGAAAGCCGGCATGCGCACGCTCGTGGTGCCCGGCTCCGGCCAGGTCAAGGCCCAGGCCGAGGCCGAAGGCCTGCCCGAGATCTTCCGGGCGGCCGGCTTCGACTGGCGCGAGCCCGGGTGCTCGATGTGCCTGGCCATGAACCCCGACAAGCTCCAGCCTGGCGAGCGGGCGGCCAGTACGTCGAACCGCAACTTCGAGGGCCGCCAGGGCCGAGGAGGACGCACCCACCTCGTCTCTCCCGCCGTCGCCGCCGCCACCGCCATCGCCGGCACCTTCGCCACCCCCGCCGACCTCCCCTAG
- the serA gene encoding phosphoglycerate dehydrogenase, producing MSRILVTESIAESGLDLLRSAGHEVDVQLGLEPDALLSAIVGAHGLIIRSATQVTAEVIAAADQLLVVGRAGIGLDNVDVAAATAAGVMVANAPQSNTISAAEHTMALLLSQARNVPQAHSALVQGRWERSKWEGVELADKTLGIVGLGRIGSLVAQRAAAFGMRLIAHDPFVLPEAAKKLNVELVDLETLVATADFLTLHLAKTPETAGLIGKELLSKAKPNLRVINVARGGIVDEAALADAAREGTIGGAAVDVFATEPTTESPLFDVPNIVVTPHLGASTAEAQDKAGVTIAEQVALALAGEFVPHAVNVDAAEVSELLRPFVPLAEHLGAIFGGLVESVPATIDVELRGAIAKDDTRIAVLSAVKGMLSAHTDVPVSYVNALDIAAERGLEIRTITAPAQDHVNVIRIAGGGHSVSGRLSGLDSSHRISELDQHALDIHPSPHMVIIRNQDEPGMVGVVGATLGDAGINISNMHIGESGDGVEALMVVCTGAPVPAAVQDALRANEYVRFVRAITVS from the coding sequence ATGTCTCGCATTCTCGTGACCGAATCCATCGCCGAGTCGGGGCTGGACCTTCTCCGTTCGGCCGGCCACGAGGTCGATGTGCAGCTCGGTCTCGAACCCGACGCCCTGCTCAGCGCCATCGTGGGCGCCCACGGTCTGATCATCCGATCCGCGACGCAGGTCACCGCCGAGGTCATCGCCGCCGCCGACCAGCTACTCGTGGTCGGTCGGGCCGGGATCGGGCTCGACAACGTCGACGTCGCCGCGGCCACCGCAGCGGGTGTGATGGTGGCCAATGCGCCGCAGTCCAACACCATCTCCGCGGCCGAACACACGATGGCCCTCCTGCTGTCACAGGCCCGCAACGTCCCGCAGGCCCACTCGGCCCTCGTGCAGGGCCGGTGGGAACGCTCCAAGTGGGAAGGCGTCGAGCTCGCCGACAAGACGCTCGGCATCGTCGGCCTCGGTCGTATCGGGTCACTCGTGGCCCAACGAGCGGCCGCGTTCGGCATGCGCCTGATCGCCCACGACCCCTTCGTGCTGCCCGAGGCCGCCAAGAAGCTCAACGTCGAACTCGTCGACCTCGAGACGCTCGTCGCCACGGCCGACTTCCTCACCCTCCACCTGGCGAAGACGCCGGAGACCGCCGGGCTCATCGGCAAGGAGCTGCTCTCCAAGGCCAAGCCCAACCTGCGGGTGATCAATGTCGCCCGCGGTGGCATCGTCGACGAGGCTGCGCTCGCCGACGCCGCCCGCGAGGGCACCATCGGTGGCGCTGCGGTCGACGTCTTCGCCACCGAGCCCACCACCGAATCGCCGCTCTTCGACGTGCCCAACATCGTCGTCACGCCCCATCTCGGGGCGAGCACGGCCGAAGCGCAGGACAAGGCCGGTGTCACCATCGCCGAGCAGGTCGCCCTGGCGTTGGCCGGCGAGTTCGTTCCCCATGCGGTCAATGTCGACGCCGCCGAGGTGAGCGAACTCCTCCGCCCGTTCGTGCCGCTGGCCGAGCACCTCGGGGCCATCTTCGGCGGGCTGGTCGAATCGGTCCCCGCCACGATCGACGTCGAACTGCGGGGCGCGATCGCCAAGGACGACACCCGCATCGCCGTGTTGTCCGCAGTGAAGGGGATGCTGTCGGCCCACACCGACGTGCCGGTCAGCTACGTCAACGCGCTCGACATCGCCGCGGAGCGCGGGCTCGAGATCCGTACCATCACCGCCCCGGCGCAGGACCACGTCAATGTGATCCGCATCGCCGGCGGCGGTCACTCGGTCTCGGGACGCCTGTCGGGACTGGACTCGAGCCATCGGATCTCCGAGCTCGATCAGCACGCGCTCGACATCCACCCGAGCCCCCACATGGTGATCATCCGCAACCAGGACGAGCCGGGCATGGTCGGTGTGGTCGGGGCGACGCTCGGCGACGCCGGCATCAACATCTCCAACATGCACATCGGTGAGAGCGGCGACGGCGTCGAAGCACTCATGGTCGTCTGCACCGGTGCGCCGGTGCCCGCTGCGGTGCAGGATGCGCTGCGGGCCAACGAATACGTTCGATTCGTGCGGGCGATCACCGTCAGCTGA
- a CDS encoding beta-propeller domain-containing protein, producing MRKFLTTLAVVAALSTACGADDLPLDATPDAPDASDGTGAGGEIVVDIGGEDIALTSALSGFGDCDTLLDHLRAEGAERVGPWGFDEGWYGGWWPMEGDVMTMEDDATDDAADFDTAESAPEAPLTTAAPEGGAEGGADTSGGSLAEGVDFSGTNVQETGVDEADIVKTDGERIYIVASGELVIVDVAGRTVVGTVAVPEGDRAELFIDGDELLLLRQGWVEDGVAVGGDAEASFASDIVGPSYGRSQTTITRITVDGDTPRILETLAAEGDYVSARAIDGTARIIVRANPQYSFPFVFPQSESGEERAEESNREALLDSELTDWLPGYTRLDADGSATDEGLLVPCEQVHAPTEFAGFGVLSVLTIDVDGDLDPSGTTAVLAPGEVVYASTDSVFVATTSWFDLETLDAAREQITENVTTSIHRFDIGSSSSAAYTASGSIDGLIRDSYSFSEYDGHLRVVTTTGNNWDETSESFVRVLEEQDGELVEVGSVGDMGNGEAVQAVRFQGDIGYVVTFRQVDPLYTVDLSDPTDPVVVGELKIPGFSSYLHPIGDGLVIGVGSEADEQNGQVTGSKVSLFDVSDLAAPAEIATWIGPDSWNNVGWDTHAFLWWAPENLAVVPIDTWDQGEQWAGVVLLRIENGTITEVGRIDHNDETIAVGETECRTVTEDDLPTTDQSRFETEVEYMIADGYGLILDCEDGEAPAATGFECHEEQWVTEDAARAGLAIDGTIVSCWPIGDGVPQISRSLVLPDGELWTVSSPWGWLGGANPARLQVNDLTTFERLDALNL from the coding sequence ATGCGCAAGTTCCTGACAACCCTTGCTGTCGTCGCCGCCCTGTCGACGGCCTGTGGGGCCGACGATCTTCCCCTCGATGCCACACCCGATGCCCCCGACGCCAGCGACGGCACCGGAGCCGGCGGCGAGATCGTCGTCGACATCGGCGGAGAGGACATCGCGCTCACGAGCGCCCTCTCCGGGTTCGGCGACTGCGACACCCTCCTCGATCACCTGCGGGCCGAAGGAGCCGAGCGGGTCGGACCCTGGGGATTCGACGAGGGCTGGTACGGCGGATGGTGGCCCATGGAGGGCGACGTCATGACCATGGAGGACGACGCGACCGATGACGCCGCCGATTTCGACACCGCAGAGTCGGCCCCCGAGGCGCCGCTCACGACGGCCGCCCCCGAAGGGGGCGCCGAGGGGGGTGCCGACACGTCTGGCGGGAGTCTCGCCGAGGGTGTCGACTTCTCCGGCACCAACGTGCAGGAGACCGGCGTCGACGAGGCCGACATCGTGAAGACCGACGGCGAGCGGATCTACATCGTCGCCAGCGGTGAGCTCGTGATCGTCGACGTCGCCGGCCGCACCGTGGTGGGCACGGTCGCCGTGCCCGAGGGCGATCGCGCCGAACTCTTCATCGACGGTGACGAGCTGCTGCTCCTCCGGCAGGGCTGGGTCGAGGACGGCGTCGCGGTCGGCGGCGACGCCGAGGCGAGCTTCGCGAGCGACATCGTCGGCCCGTCCTACGGCCGCAGCCAGACCACCATCACCCGCATCACCGTCGACGGCGACACGCCCCGCATCCTCGAGACCCTCGCGGCCGAGGGCGACTACGTCAGCGCCCGGGCCATCGACGGCACCGCCCGGATCATCGTGCGGGCCAATCCGCAGTACTCGTTCCCGTTCGTCTTCCCGCAGAGCGAGAGCGGCGAGGAACGCGCCGAGGAGAGCAACCGCGAGGCGCTGCTCGACTCCGAGCTCACCGACTGGCTGCCCGGCTACACGCGGCTCGACGCCGACGGATCGGCCACCGACGAAGGCCTCCTCGTTCCCTGTGAGCAGGTCCACGCGCCCACCGAGTTCGCCGGTTTCGGGGTGCTCTCGGTGCTGACCATCGACGTCGACGGCGACCTGGACCCGTCGGGCACCACGGCCGTCCTCGCCCCCGGCGAGGTCGTCTATGCCTCGACCGACTCGGTCTTCGTGGCCACCACCTCGTGGTTCGATCTCGAGACGCTCGACGCCGCCCGCGAGCAGATCACCGAGAACGTCACCACCTCGATCCACCGCTTCGACATCGGCTCGAGCTCGTCGGCCGCGTACACCGCCAGCGGATCGATCGATGGTCTCATTCGGGACAGCTACTCGTTCAGTGAGTACGACGGTCATCTCCGGGTGGTCACGACAACGGGCAACAACTGGGACGAGACGTCGGAGTCGTTCGTGCGAGTGCTCGAGGAGCAGGACGGAGAACTCGTCGAGGTCGGCTCGGTCGGCGACATGGGCAACGGCGAGGCCGTGCAGGCCGTGCGCTTCCAGGGCGACATCGGCTATGTCGTCACCTTCCGCCAGGTCGATCCGCTCTACACCGTCGACCTGAGCGACCCCACCGACCCGGTGGTCGTGGGCGAGCTGAAGATCCCCGGTTTCTCGAGCTACCTCCACCCGATCGGGGATGGGCTCGTCATCGGTGTCGGCAGCGAAGCCGACGAGCAGAACGGCCAGGTCACCGGGTCCAAGGTGTCGCTGTTCGACGTGAGCGACCTCGCGGCCCCGGCCGAGATCGCCACCTGGATCGGCCCCGACAGCTGGAACAATGTCGGCTGGGACACCCACGCGTTCCTCTGGTGGGCGCCGGAAAACCTGGCCGTCGTCCCGATCGACACCTGGGACCAGGGTGAGCAGTGGGCCGGCGTGGTGTTGCTGCGCATCGAGAACGGCACCATCACCGAGGTCGGCCGCATCGACCACAACGACGAGACGATCGCCGTCGGCGAGACCGAGTGCCGCACCGTGACCGAGGACGACCTGCCCACCACCGACCAGAGCCGGTTCGAGACCGAGGTCGAGTACATGATCGCCGACGGCTACGGCCTCATCCTCGACTGCGAGGACGGCGAGGCACCCGCCGCCACGGGCTTCGAGTGCCACGAGGAGCAGTGGGTCACCGAGGACGCGGCGCGAGCGGGGCTCGCCATCGACGGCACCATCGTCTCCTGCTGGCCGATCGGCGACGGCGTTCCCCAGATCAGCCGTTCGCTCGTACTGCCCGACGGTGAACTCTGGACCGTGAGCTCTCCGTGGGGTTGGCTGGGCGGTGCGAACCCGGCCCGGCTGCAGGTCAACGACCTGACCACGTTCGAGCGGCTGGACGCGCTGAACCTCTGA